The Hyphomonas sediminis genome contains a region encoding:
- a CDS encoding DUF2975 domain-containing protein, with amino-acid sequence MTKTGRNSMAEAMTVLVTVAMWIAGAFGIIGIPVLSLGLIASLSNGAASLPGIEALAEGVSPGSFVIALGLLCVIVPGVIFICIQMRRILLTLVEGDPFVPENAGRLSRIGIAIAVMELIRIATLLVVRALPSLVGDAPPKLSTQLILWISVAALFILSQVFREGTRLRDEEKMTI; translated from the coding sequence ATGACAAAGACAGGCCGGAATTCCATGGCAGAAGCGATGACAGTGCTGGTCACTGTCGCGATGTGGATTGCTGGCGCGTTCGGCATCATCGGCATCCCTGTTCTCTCGCTTGGCCTCATCGCCAGCCTCTCGAATGGCGCTGCGTCCCTGCCCGGGATTGAAGCGCTGGCAGAAGGCGTTTCCCCTGGCAGCTTCGTGATCGCGCTCGGTCTGCTTTGCGTGATTGTGCCTGGCGTGATCTTCATTTGCATCCAGATGCGGCGCATCCTGCTGACGCTGGTTGAGGGCGACCCCTTCGTGCCGGAAAATGCCGGCCGCCTGTCGCGCATCGGCATTGCCATTGCCGTGATGGAACTTATTCGCATCGCGACGCTTCTTGTTGTGCGGGCCCTGCCCAGCCTCGTTGGCGATGCCCCACCCAAACTGTCGACGCAGCTAATACTGTGGATTTCCGTGGCGGCGCTGTTCATCCTTTCCCAAGTCTTCCGGGAAGGCACGCGCCTGCGCGACGAAGAGAAGATGACGATTTGA
- a CDS encoding helix-turn-helix domain-containing protein, whose protein sequence is MTIRVTLDRVLLERRMSLTELSERVGVTLANLSILKTGKAKAIRFSTLEALCRELKCQPGDLLVFDTEGEEDERKVAAE, encoded by the coding sequence ATGACCATTCGCGTGACCCTCGACCGAGTTCTGCTGGAAAGGCGCATGTCGCTGACAGAGCTTTCCGAACGTGTCGGGGTAACCCTTGCCAACCTGTCGATCCTCAAGACCGGCAAGGCCAAGGCGATCCGCTTCTCCACGCTGGAAGCGCTCTGCCGCGAACTCAAATGCCAGCCGGGCGACCTGCTCGTCTTCGACACCGAAGGCGAAGAAGACGAACGCAAGGTCGCGGCTGAATAG